One Mesorhizobium sp. J428 DNA segment encodes these proteins:
- a CDS encoding phospholipase D family protein: protein MDTAITRTDEDRATAGKSGLLLVSENDDALAVRILAARSATATLDLMYYILRDDRSGGLLLKEIVAAADRGVQVRLLIDDINPQSSDETYLALNSHANIELRLFNPAGLRNGSIFRWLELVSRAFALTRRMHAKAFIADRRIAIVGGRNVGDEYFERTDSAFRDLDMLMLGSAVEDTVAIFERYWTCPASRPLHLVHPTVRRRSASRLRVAELDAAKVIGDARSIDDFVAAHGGMRWSDGARVLADPPEKVHGRHFRSWLMRTLMVEIRSAERRLEIVSPYFIPGRRGAAILEEMVGKGVSVTVLTNSLAATDVAAVHGAYANYRKRLLRAGVALYEFQPAGRPKRISVFGSKGASLHTKAFAVDERLGFIGSFNFDPRSVSLNAEMGVLFEDPGLVATLLDHFEAERDPDVSYRLTLEGSRIRWNRSEGENRLRYGEPKASVGRRLLAFVVRWLPIESQL from the coding sequence ATGGACACCGCCATCACCAGGACGGATGAGGACAGGGCCACCGCGGGCAAGAGCGGCCTGCTCCTGGTCTCGGAAAACGACGACGCGCTGGCCGTGCGCATCCTCGCCGCCCGCAGCGCCACCGCCACACTCGACCTGATGTACTACATCCTGCGCGACGACCGGTCGGGCGGGCTGCTGCTCAAGGAGATCGTCGCCGCCGCCGACCGCGGCGTGCAGGTGCGGCTCCTGATCGACGACATCAATCCGCAGTCGAGCGACGAGACCTATCTGGCGCTCAACAGTCACGCCAACATCGAACTGCGCCTGTTCAACCCCGCCGGCCTGCGCAACGGCTCGATCTTCCGCTGGCTGGAGCTGGTATCCCGCGCCTTCGCCCTGACGCGGCGCATGCATGCCAAAGCCTTCATCGCCGACAGGCGCATTGCGATCGTCGGTGGCCGCAACGTCGGCGACGAATATTTCGAGCGGACCGATTCCGCCTTCCGCGACCTCGACATGCTGATGCTAGGGAGCGCCGTGGAAGACACGGTGGCGATCTTCGAGCGCTATTGGACCTGCCCCGCCTCGCGGCCGCTGCATCTGGTGCACCCGACGGTACGCCGCCGCTCGGCAAGCAGGCTGCGCGTGGCCGAACTCGACGCCGCCAAGGTGATCGGCGATGCCCGTTCGATCGACGATTTCGTCGCCGCCCATGGCGGCATGCGCTGGTCGGACGGCGCGCGCGTGCTCGCCGACCCGCCGGAAAAGGTGCACGGCCGCCACTTCCGCTCCTGGCTGATGCGCACGCTGATGGTCGAGATACGCTCCGCGGAGCGCCGGCTGGAGATCGTCTCGCCCTATTTCATTCCCGGGCGCAGGGGTGCAGCGATCCTGGAGGAAATGGTCGGCAAGGGCGTAAGCGTCACCGTGCTCACCAATTCGCTTGCGGCGACCGACGTCGCGGCCGTGCACGGCGCCTACGCAAACTATCGCAAGCGGCTGCTCAGGGCAGGCGTAGCTCTCTACGAGTTCCAGCCCGCCGGGCGGCCGAAGAGAATCTCGGTCTTCGGCTCCAAGGGCGCCAGCCTGCACACAAAGGCCTTCGCTGTCGACGAGCGGCTGGGCTTCATCGGCTCGTTCAACTTCGACCCGCGCTCGGTTTCGCTCAATGCGGAAATGGGCGTGCTGTTCGAGGATCCGGGGCTGGTCGCGACCCTGCTCGACCATTTCGAGGCCGAGCGCGATCCGGACGTCAGCTACCGGCTCACGCTGGAGGGCAGCCGCATCCGCTGGAATCGCTCGGAGGGCGAGAACAGGCTGCGCTACGGCGAGCCCAAGGCAAGCGTCGGCCGGCGGCTGCTCGCTTTCGTCGTGCGCTGGCTGCCGATCGAATCGCAGTTGTAA
- a CDS encoding TetR/AcrR family transcriptional regulator — protein sequence MSETTFDTMTAERLRDDVSLPDGRRLRAERSRKCIVDALITLIRNREIMPSAERVSEEAKVGLRTVFRHFEDMDSLYQEVGDHIDAQIQPIMSRPFIASDWRGKILELIDRRAEAFEWVMPFKVQANARLLQSDYLKAKHRCAVDADIERLCTILPPEVKRDAALFDAYLAALSFDVWYRLRQDQGRTADQAKAAVRRLIDGLLATS from the coding sequence ATGTCTGAGACCACATTCGACACCATGACGGCCGAGCGGCTGCGGGACGATGTGTCTTTGCCTGACGGACGCCGCCTTCGTGCCGAGCGCAGCCGCAAGTGCATCGTCGACGCGCTGATCACCCTCATCCGCAACCGCGAGATCATGCCGAGCGCCGAGCGAGTCTCGGAAGAAGCCAAGGTCGGGCTTCGCACCGTGTTCCGCCATTTCGAGGATATGGACAGCCTCTACCAGGAGGTCGGCGACCATATCGACGCGCAGATCCAGCCGATCATGAGCAGACCGTTCATCGCCAGCGACTGGCGGGGCAAGATCCTCGAACTTATCGACCGCCGCGCCGAGGCCTTCGAATGGGTGATGCCCTTCAAGGTGCAGGCGAATGCGCGGCTTTTGCAGTCCGACTACCTCAAGGCCAAGCACCGCTGCGCCGTCGATGCCGACATCGAGCGGCTGTGCACGATCTTGCCTCCCGAGGTGAAGCGCGACGCGGCCCTCTTCGACGCCTACCTGGCAGCGCTCAGCTTCGACGTCTGGTATCGCCTGCGCCAGGACCAGGGTCGCACGGCCGATCAGGCGAAGGCGGCGGTGCGTCGGCTGATCGACGGGCTGCTCGCGACGAGCTGA
- a CDS encoding VOC family protein → MPIPKNTICIWYEKEAEAAARFYAEIFPDSRVDAVHRAPADFPSGKKGDVLTVDFVVAGIPCIGLNGGTAFKQSEAFSFQIATDDQAETDHYWNAIVGNGGQESVCGWCKDRWGVSWQITPRTLTEAMAAGGEEARRAFEAMMEMKKIDVAAIDAARRG, encoded by the coding sequence ATGCCCATTCCCAAGAACACGATCTGCATCTGGTATGAGAAGGAGGCCGAGGCCGCGGCCCGGTTCTATGCCGAGATCTTTCCCGACAGCCGGGTCGACGCGGTGCACCGCGCGCCGGCGGATTTTCCGTCGGGCAAGAAGGGCGACGTGCTGACGGTCGACTTCGTCGTCGCCGGCATTCCCTGCATCGGGCTCAACGGCGGGACGGCATTCAAGCAGAGCGAGGCCTTTTCGTTCCAGATCGCCACCGACGACCAGGCTGAGACCGACCACTACTGGAACGCCATCGTCGGCAATGGCGGACAGGAAAGCGTCTGCGGCTGGTGCAAGGACCGCTGGGGCGTCTCCTGGCAGATCACGCCGCGGACGCTGACCGAGGCGATGGCCGCCGGCGGCGAGGAAGCAAGGCGCGCCTTCGAGGCGATGATGGAGATGAAGAAGATCGACGTCGCCGCGATCGATGCCGCGCGGCGCGGCTGA